From the genome of Oceanispirochaeta sp. M1:
TCTGAAAATGACAGAGCCATCTATCATGTTACCCGCCCGCCAGCACTTCCACCACCTGACAAGCTTGGTTTCCACCACTCGACAGTCAGCTCTGCAGAATGTGAACACACTGCATTACCAACTGACGACCAATGGAAAATCATAGAGTCAATT
Proteins encoded in this window:
- a CDS encoding DUF4258 domain-containing protein translates to MKQIYIGSAYTISKHAITRMKSRKISISDIDFIINQGLFERSENDRAIYHVTRPPALPPPDKLGFHHSTVSSAECEHTALPTDDQWKIIESI